A DNA window from Chiloscyllium plagiosum isolate BGI_BamShark_2017 chromosome 9, ASM401019v2, whole genome shotgun sequence contains the following coding sequences:
- the LOC122553215 gene encoding uncharacterized protein LOC122553215 isoform X2: MKPSTDMRTPCLEVKASSDSRTPYLEELRTPCLEVKPSSDLRTPCLEVKPSSDLWTPYLEVKPSSDSRTPCLEVKPSTDLRTTCLKVQPSSDSRTPCFEVKPSSDSRTPYLEVKPSSDSRALHLEVKLCIDSSVPSAFILFSLFLCFRTTVMLNFELHFFIFSNLYLSFCT, encoded by the exons ATGAAACCGAGCACAGACATGAGGACTCCCTGCCTCGAGGTGAAAGCCAGCTCAGACTCGAGGACTCCCTACCTTGAG gaGCTAAGGACTCCCTGCCTCGAGGTGAAACCCAGCTCAGACTTGAGGACTCCCTGCCTCGAGGTGAAACCCAGCTCAGACTTGTGGACTCCCTACCTTGAGGTAAAGCCCAGCTCAGACTCGAGAACTCCTTGCCTCGAGGTGAAACCCAGCACAGACTTGAGGACTACCTGCCTCAAGGTGCAGCCCAGCTCAGACTCGAGGACTCCCTGCTTCGAGGTGAAACCCAGCTCAGACTCGAGGACTCCCTAccttgaggtgaagcccagcTCAGACTCGAGGGCTCTCCACCTCGAGGTAAAGCTCTGCATAGACTCGTCTGTTCcatctgcttttattttgttttcactctTTCTCTGCTTTAGAACTACTGTTATGCTGAATTTTgaacttcatttctttattttttccaaTTTATACCTAAGCTTTTGTACCTAG
- the LOC122553215 gene encoding uncharacterized protein LOC122553215 isoform X1 encodes MKPSTDMRTPCLEVKASSDSRTPYLEVKASSDSRTPCLKVKPSTDLRTPCLEVKPSTDLRTPSLEELRTPCLEVKPSSDLRTPCLEVKPSSDLWTPYLEVKPSSDSRTPCLEVKPSTDLRTTCLKVQPSSDSRTPCFEVKPSSDSRTPYLEVKPSSDSRALHLEVKLCIDSSVPSAFILFSLFLCFRTTVMLNFELHFFIFSNLYLSFCT; translated from the exons ATGAAACCGAGCACAGACATGAGGACTCCCTGCCTCGAGGTGAAAGCCAGCTCAGACTCGAGGACTCCCTACCTTGAGGTAAAGGCCAGCTCAGACTCGAGGACTCCCTGCCTCAAGGTGAAACCCAGCACAGACTTGAGGACTCCCTGCCTCGAGGTGAAACCCAGCACAGACTTGAGGACTCCCTCCCTTGAG gaGCTAAGGACTCCCTGCCTCGAGGTGAAACCCAGCTCAGACTTGAGGACTCCCTGCCTCGAGGTGAAACCCAGCTCAGACTTGTGGACTCCCTACCTTGAGGTAAAGCCCAGCTCAGACTCGAGAACTCCTTGCCTCGAGGTGAAACCCAGCACAGACTTGAGGACTACCTGCCTCAAGGTGCAGCCCAGCTCAGACTCGAGGACTCCCTGCTTCGAGGTGAAACCCAGCTCAGACTCGAGGACTCCCTAccttgaggtgaagcccagcTCAGACTCGAGGGCTCTCCACCTCGAGGTAAAGCTCTGCATAGACTCGTCTGTTCcatctgcttttattttgttttcactctTTCTCTGCTTTAGAACTACTGTTATGCTGAATTTTgaacttcatttctttattttttccaaTTTATACCTAAGCTTTTGTACCTAG